In Euphorbia lathyris chromosome 9, ddEupLath1.1, whole genome shotgun sequence, the following are encoded in one genomic region:
- the LOC136206913 gene encoding bifunctional 3-dehydroquinate dehydratase/shikimate dehydrogenase, chloroplastic-like isoform X2 gives MLSTVDLQIPDGARRNNTLICAPVMAKTVDQMLVQIKKAKELGADLAEIRVDFLENFSPKQDLEVLIKQSSLPTLVTYRPKWEGGEYDGDESKRQEALRLAMELGSDFIDVELKVAHDFFNSIQGKKPEKVKVIVSSHNYENTPSTEEIANLAARIQATGADIVKIATTALDITDNARMFQVLVHSQVPMIGIVMAERGLMSRVLASKFGGFLTFGSVEAGVVSAPGQPTVKDLLDLYNFRQIGADTKVHGVIGNPIGHSKSPHLYNTAFKSVGFNGIYLPLLVDSVANYISTYSSSDFVGYSYTIPHKEAGLKCCDEIDPIAQAIGAISCMIKRPADGKLIGYNVDYLGAIGAIEEALRGSNGATASASPLAGKLFVVMGAGGAGKALAYGGYEKGARVVVANRSFDKAKELASKVGGQAMTLSELKDFHPEEGMILANTTSVGMKPRTDETPLPKEALKHYSLVFDAIYTPKMTRLLTEAQECGAIIVYGTEMFTNQAYVQFERFTGLPAPKQLIRDTIARNT, from the exons ATG TTGAGCACTGTGGATCTTCAAATTCCAGATGGAGCTCGAAGAAACAATACGCTAATCTGTGCTCCAGTAATGGCAAAAACAGTTGATCAAATGTTGGTTCAAATAAAGAAGGCAAAGGAACTTGGAGCTGATCTTGCTGAAATTCGGGTTGATTTTTTGGAAAATTTTAGCCCTAAACAGGATCTTGAGGTCTTGATTAAGCAAAGTTCTTTACCAACTCTCGTCACATATAG ACCAAAATGGGAAGGTGGTGAGTATGATGGTGACGAAAGCAAGCGTCAAGAAGCACTCCGTCTGGCTATGGAATTGGGATCAGATTTCATTGATGTTGAGCTAAAG GTTGCTCATGATTTCTTCAATTCCATTCAAGGGAAGAAACCTGAGAAGGTCAAGGTCATTGTTTCTTCACACAACTATGAGAATACTCCATCTACAGAAGAAATCGCCAACCTTGCTGCCAGAATACAAGCTACTGGAGCTGATATAGTAAAGATTGCAACAACGGCTTTAGACATCACAGACAATGCACGAATGTTTCAAGTTCTTGTGCATTCACAA GTACCGATGATAGGAATTGTTATGGCTGAGAGAGGCCTCATGTCAAGAGTACTTGCTTCGAAATTTGGAGGATTTCTCACTTTTGGTTCAGTAGAAGCAGGGGTAGTATCTGCCCCTGGGCAACCAACAGTCAAAGACTTATTAGATTTGTATAATTTCAGACAAATTGGAGCTGATACTAAAGTACATGGTGTTATTGGAAATCCTATTGGTCACAGCAAAAGTCCTCACCTCTACAACACAGCGTTTAAGTCGGTTGGTTTCAATGGAATTTATCTACCTCTTTTGGTTGACAGTGTTGCGAACTACATATCAACTTATTCATCTTCAGACTTTGTTGGATACAG TTACACAATTCCACACAAGGAAGCTGGACTTAAATGCTGTGACGAGATTGATCCAATTGCCCAG gCAATAGGAGCTATTAGTTGCATGATTAAGAGACCTGCTGACGGGAAGTTAATAGGATACAACGTTGACTATCTTGGAGCCATAGGAGCTATCGAAGAGGCTCTCCGAG GATCAAATGGTGCCACTGCTTCCGCTTCCCCCTTGGCTGGTAAACTCTTTGTTGTCATGGGAGCTGGTGGAGCTGGAAAGGCCCTTGCTTATGGTGGATATGAGAAGGGTGCAAGAGTTGTTGTTGCTAATCGTTCATTTG ACAAAGCCAAAGAGCTTGCAAGTAAAGTTGGAGGACAAGCAATGACACTATCTGAACTAAAAGATTTCCATCCAGAAGAAGGAATGATCCTCGCAAATACAACTTCGGTTGGAATGAAACCAAGAACCGACGAAACACCCCTTCCTAAG GAAGCTCTGAAACACTACTCCTTGGTCTTTGATGCAATCTACACACCAAAAATGACGAGGCTTTTGACAGAAGCACAAGAATGTGGAGCCATTATCGTTTACGGGACAGAGATGTTCACCAACCAAGCATATGTACAGTTCGAACGATTCACCGGTTTGCCTG CACCAAAACAACTGATCAGGGATACAATTGCAAGAAATACATAA
- the LOC136206913 gene encoding bifunctional 3-dehydroquinate dehydratase/shikimate dehydrogenase, chloroplastic-like isoform X1, whose protein sequence is MTLGSVPLSTVDLQIPDGARRNNTLICAPVMAKTVDQMLVQIKKAKELGADLAEIRVDFLENFSPKQDLEVLIKQSSLPTLVTYRPKWEGGEYDGDESKRQEALRLAMELGSDFIDVELKVAHDFFNSIQGKKPEKVKVIVSSHNYENTPSTEEIANLAARIQATGADIVKIATTALDITDNARMFQVLVHSQVPMIGIVMAERGLMSRVLASKFGGFLTFGSVEAGVVSAPGQPTVKDLLDLYNFRQIGADTKVHGVIGNPIGHSKSPHLYNTAFKSVGFNGIYLPLLVDSVANYISTYSSSDFVGYSYTIPHKEAGLKCCDEIDPIAQAIGAISCMIKRPADGKLIGYNVDYLGAIGAIEEALRGSNGATASASPLAGKLFVVMGAGGAGKALAYGGYEKGARVVVANRSFDKAKELASKVGGQAMTLSELKDFHPEEGMILANTTSVGMKPRTDETPLPKEALKHYSLVFDAIYTPKMTRLLTEAQECGAIIVYGTEMFTNQAYVQFERFTGLPAPKQLIRDTIARNT, encoded by the exons ATGACTCTCGGCAGTGTCCCG TTGAGCACTGTGGATCTTCAAATTCCAGATGGAGCTCGAAGAAACAATACGCTAATCTGTGCTCCAGTAATGGCAAAAACAGTTGATCAAATGTTGGTTCAAATAAAGAAGGCAAAGGAACTTGGAGCTGATCTTGCTGAAATTCGGGTTGATTTTTTGGAAAATTTTAGCCCTAAACAGGATCTTGAGGTCTTGATTAAGCAAAGTTCTTTACCAACTCTCGTCACATATAG ACCAAAATGGGAAGGTGGTGAGTATGATGGTGACGAAAGCAAGCGTCAAGAAGCACTCCGTCTGGCTATGGAATTGGGATCAGATTTCATTGATGTTGAGCTAAAG GTTGCTCATGATTTCTTCAATTCCATTCAAGGGAAGAAACCTGAGAAGGTCAAGGTCATTGTTTCTTCACACAACTATGAGAATACTCCATCTACAGAAGAAATCGCCAACCTTGCTGCCAGAATACAAGCTACTGGAGCTGATATAGTAAAGATTGCAACAACGGCTTTAGACATCACAGACAATGCACGAATGTTTCAAGTTCTTGTGCATTCACAA GTACCGATGATAGGAATTGTTATGGCTGAGAGAGGCCTCATGTCAAGAGTACTTGCTTCGAAATTTGGAGGATTTCTCACTTTTGGTTCAGTAGAAGCAGGGGTAGTATCTGCCCCTGGGCAACCAACAGTCAAAGACTTATTAGATTTGTATAATTTCAGACAAATTGGAGCTGATACTAAAGTACATGGTGTTATTGGAAATCCTATTGGTCACAGCAAAAGTCCTCACCTCTACAACACAGCGTTTAAGTCGGTTGGTTTCAATGGAATTTATCTACCTCTTTTGGTTGACAGTGTTGCGAACTACATATCAACTTATTCATCTTCAGACTTTGTTGGATACAG TTACACAATTCCACACAAGGAAGCTGGACTTAAATGCTGTGACGAGATTGATCCAATTGCCCAG gCAATAGGAGCTATTAGTTGCATGATTAAGAGACCTGCTGACGGGAAGTTAATAGGATACAACGTTGACTATCTTGGAGCCATAGGAGCTATCGAAGAGGCTCTCCGAG GATCAAATGGTGCCACTGCTTCCGCTTCCCCCTTGGCTGGTAAACTCTTTGTTGTCATGGGAGCTGGTGGAGCTGGAAAGGCCCTTGCTTATGGTGGATATGAGAAGGGTGCAAGAGTTGTTGTTGCTAATCGTTCATTTG ACAAAGCCAAAGAGCTTGCAAGTAAAGTTGGAGGACAAGCAATGACACTATCTGAACTAAAAGATTTCCATCCAGAAGAAGGAATGATCCTCGCAAATACAACTTCGGTTGGAATGAAACCAAGAACCGACGAAACACCCCTTCCTAAG GAAGCTCTGAAACACTACTCCTTGGTCTTTGATGCAATCTACACACCAAAAATGACGAGGCTTTTGACAGAAGCACAAGAATGTGGAGCCATTATCGTTTACGGGACAGAGATGTTCACCAACCAAGCATATGTACAGTTCGAACGATTCACCGGTTTGCCTG CACCAAAACAACTGATCAGGGATACAATTGCAAGAAATACATAA